Proteins encoded together in one Bacteroides zoogleoformans window:
- the priA gene encoding replication restart helicase PriA codes for MKKFVDVILPLPLHGSFTYSLPEEWADEVRAGCRVVVPFGRKKYYTAIVCKVHRCAPTEYEVKEVSALLDAAPILLPGQFAFWEWLADYYLCTSGDVYKAALPSGLKLESETIVEYNPDFESEVLLPEKEQKILDILSAEPEQSVTKLEKESGIRNILSVVKALLDREAIFVKEELRSTYKPKTEICVRLTAAASNERRLHFFFDELQRRASKQFELLMKYIELSGCPGGSEVKEISKAELLQRASATPGVFGALVERGVFEVYSREVNRLNTVQTKQPVPVNELNKHQLQALYDIQENFRTKNVCLLHGVTASGKTEIYIHLIEETIRRGKQVLYLLPEIALTTQITERLQRVFGARLGIYHSKFPDAERVEIWQKQLTEESYDIILGVRSSVFLPFRNLGLVIVDEEHENTYKQQDPAPRYHARNAAIMLASMCGAKTLLGTATPSVETWHNALSGKYGLVELKERHKELQLPEIIPVDIKELHRKKRMNGPFSPLLLQYVREALERKEQVILFQNRRGFAPMIECNTCGWVPKCKNCDVSLTYHKGLNRLTCHYCGYTYQLPRACPACEGVDLRNRGFGTEKIEDDIKVLFPEARVARMDLDTARTRAAYERIISDFEQGKTDILIGTQMVSKGLDFDRVSVVGILNADTILNYPDFRAYERAFQLMAQVAGRAGRRSGRGKVILQTKSVDHPIISQVIANDYEAMAGGQLAERQMFRYPPYYRLVYVYLKNRNETLLDLMAQTMAAKLRAVFGSRVLGPDKPPVARVQTLFIRKIVLKIEATAPMARARELLVQVQKEMVAEDRFKSLIVYYDVDPM; via the coding sequence ATGAAGAAATTCGTGGATGTCATATTGCCATTGCCTTTGCACGGTAGTTTCACTTATTCCTTGCCGGAAGAGTGGGCGGATGAAGTACGGGCGGGATGCCGGGTGGTGGTGCCTTTCGGACGGAAGAAGTACTATACGGCGATTGTGTGTAAGGTGCACCGGTGCGCGCCCACCGAGTATGAGGTGAAAGAGGTCTCGGCATTGCTGGATGCCGCCCCGATACTGCTTCCCGGGCAATTCGCTTTTTGGGAATGGCTGGCCGATTACTATCTCTGTACTTCGGGTGATGTCTATAAGGCGGCCTTGCCATCGGGGCTGAAGCTGGAAAGCGAAACAATCGTGGAATATAATCCGGATTTCGAATCCGAAGTCCTCCTTCCGGAGAAAGAACAGAAGATTCTGGATATACTTTCGGCCGAACCGGAACAGAGCGTCACCAAATTGGAGAAAGAAAGCGGTATCAGGAATATCCTTTCTGTGGTGAAGGCGTTGCTCGACCGAGAAGCCATCTTTGTGAAAGAAGAGTTGCGGAGTACTTACAAGCCTAAGACGGAAATCTGTGTGCGCCTGACTGCTGCCGCGAGCAATGAGCGCCGGCTGCATTTCTTTTTCGACGAGTTACAGCGCCGGGCGTCCAAACAGTTTGAGCTGTTGATGAAATACATCGAACTTTCCGGTTGCCCGGGAGGGAGCGAGGTAAAAGAAATCTCCAAAGCAGAGTTGTTGCAGCGTGCGTCTGCCACCCCGGGTGTATTCGGCGCATTGGTGGAGCGTGGCGTCTTTGAAGTTTATTCTCGGGAAGTGAATAGGCTGAACACGGTACAAACCAAACAGCCGGTTCCCGTCAATGAGCTGAACAAACATCAGCTGCAAGCACTCTATGATATACAGGAGAATTTCCGGACAAAGAATGTCTGTCTGTTGCATGGGGTAACGGCAAGCGGCAAGACCGAGATTTATATCCATCTGATAGAAGAAACCATCCGTAGGGGGAAGCAAGTGCTGTACCTTTTGCCGGAGATAGCTCTTACCACCCAGATTACGGAACGGCTGCAACGTGTCTTCGGCGCTCGTCTGGGCATCTATCACTCTAAATTCCCGGATGCGGAGAGAGTAGAAATCTGGCAAAAACAGTTGACGGAAGAGAGTTATGATATCATCTTGGGGGTACGTTCTTCTGTATTCCTTCCTTTTCGTAACTTGGGGTTGGTCATTGTGGACGAGGAGCATGAAAACACTTACAAGCAACAAGACCCTGCCCCTCGCTATCATGCCCGCAATGCGGCCATTATGCTGGCATCAATGTGCGGAGCCAAAACCCTGTTGGGCACGGCCACCCCTTCGGTAGAGACTTGGCACAATGCCTTGTCGGGTAAGTATGGGCTGGTGGAGCTGAAAGAACGGCATAAAGAGCTGCAATTGCCCGAGATTATTCCTGTGGACATCAAAGAGCTGCACCGCAAGAAGAGGATGAACGGCCCTTTCTCGCCCTTGCTGCTGCAATACGTGCGCGAGGCGCTGGAGCGGAAAGAGCAGGTCATTCTGTTCCAGAATCGTCGCGGCTTTGCTCCCATGATAGAGTGTAACACGTGCGGGTGGGTGCCCAAATGCAAGAATTGTGATGTGAGTCTGACCTACCATAAGGGGCTGAATCGGCTGACTTGTCATTATTGCGGTTATACCTATCAACTTCCGCGCGCCTGTCCGGCATGCGAAGGCGTAGATTTGCGCAATCGCGGGTTTGGCACGGAGAAGATTGAGGACGACATCAAAGTGCTTTTCCCCGAAGCCCGTGTGGCCCGGATGGATTTGGATACAGCCCGTACACGCGCCGCATACGAACGCATCATTTCCGATTTTGAGCAGGGGAAAACGGATATCCTGATAGGTACGCAGATGGTATCCAAGGGGTTGGATTTCGACCGCGTCAGTGTGGTGGGGATTCTCAATGCCGACACGATATTGAATTATCCCGATTTCCGTGCTTACGAACGGGCCTTCCAGTTAATGGCGCAGGTGGCGGGGCGTGCCGGACGGAGAAGTGGACGGGGAAAGGTGATATTGCAGACCAAAAGCGTGGATCATCCCATTATTTCGCAAGTCATTGCCAATGATTACGAGGCCATGGCCGGCGGACAGCTTGCCGAGCGGCAGATGTTCCGTTATCCGCCATATTATCGGCTGGTGTATGTCTATCTGAAAAACCGGAACGAGACGTTGCTCGACCTGATGGCGCAAACCATGGCGGCCAAGTTGCGTGCCGTTTTCGGCAGTCGGGTGCTGGGTCCTGATAAACCGCCCGTGGCACGCGTGCAGACGTTGTTCATCCGTAAGATTGTCTTGAAAATCGAGGCAACGGCTCCGATGGCACGTGCGCGCGAGTTGCTTGTGCAGGTGCAGAAGGAGATGGTGGCCGAAGACCGTTTCAAGTCACTGATTGTTTATTACGATGTAGATCCCATGTAG